A region of Drosophila suzukii chromosome 2L, CBGP_Dsuzu_IsoJpt1.0, whole genome shotgun sequence DNA encodes the following proteins:
- the kek2 gene encoding uncharacterized protein kek2: MRALPILVSLLTLLAPSLACPPEVCVCKWKGGKQTVECGGQQLSNLPEGMDPGTQVLNFSGNALQVLQSERFLRMDLLNLQKIYLSRNQLIRIHEKAFRGLTNLVELDLSENALQNVPSETFQDYSSLMRLSLSGNPIRELKTSAFRHLSFLTTLELSNCQVERIENEAFVGMDNLEWLRLDGNRIGFIQGPHILPKSLHGISLHSNRWNCDCRLLDIHSWLVNYNTPLAEEPKCMEPARLKGQVIKGLQREQLACLPEVSPQSSYTEVSEGRNMSITCLVRAIPEPKVLWLFNGQVMSNDSLVDNLHMYYYIDETIGVSGAEEKRSEIFIYNVGAEDNGTFSCVGQNIAGTTFSNYTLRVIIKEPPVVNEVSFPRDYMNYIVASSAGGGIIFVVLLCTIVVKCKKSSEPAKQRKKCDQVTSIAGGTDSSTGSTQDTGMGMMKCASILNDGGDSMNGNAGLLMGDTMTPTKAANGAAGGGIILGNQMKQNLLLYASPNPGQQQQQLQLNVNLMGAGPGSPPLLLSNGHGLAAAYCSPPASLRNYQEKNPDLVNDAESVKHKLKTAVSLDGAGEYETQSDCGQYEGCYQLAAAPHPHQHPGHQHPHPGHPLMGRFAQAMTTLPRGMQLKPAPHQVDVHLNPVCFLGQDGSFAYDYSSAHLVQQPPQQQQQQVQPAANFYRTLPHNRLHKQQQFQAAAAAGGNVGGGNPTLRYSLEAEFIQRGPTVSYEKYQLPNVRFTAEGYPQQQQQQQQQQQQQQQQQQLQLQHQFPSPPEGYKSDLAVMPAPFQQWPSCLPGYRFAQSPTSQPAVATPPAAVVAAPGPPSSSAGTTQSTIPELDESEACSPRLEEAAAAGSAAPPGGGEEENSDSAKLKQLNGPLADSPDEGYVGDGQETSDI, from the coding sequence ATGAGGGCTCTGCCAATCCTGGTATCACTGCTCACTCTTCTGGCCCCAAGCCTCGCCTGTCCGCCCgaggtgtgtgtgtgcaagTGGAAGGGCGGCAAGCAGACGGTGGAGTGCGGGGGCCAGCAGCTCTCCAACCTGCCCGAGGGCATGGATCCGGGCACCCAGGTGCTCAACTTCAGCGGCAACGCCCTGCAGGTCCTGCAGTCGGAGCGGTTCCTGCGGATGGACCTGCTCAACCTGCAGAAGATCTACCTGTCGCGCAACCAGCTTATCCGCATCCACGAGAAGGCCTTCCGCGGCCTGACCAACCTGGTCGAGCTGGATCTCAGCGAGAACGCGCTGCAGAACGTGCCCAGCGAGACGTTCCAGGACTACAGCTCCCTGATGCGCCTCTCGCTGAGTGGGAACCCCATCCGGGAGCTGAAGACCTCGGCCTTCCGCCACCTGTCCTTCCTCACCACCCTGGAGCTGTCCAACTGCCAGGTGGAGCGCATCGAGAACGAGGCCTTCGTGGGCATGGACAACCTGGAGTGGCTGCGGCTGGACGGCAACCGGATCGGGTTCATCCAGGGGCCGCACATCCTGCCCAAGTCGCTGCACGGCATCAGCCTGCACAGCAATCGGTGGAACTGCGACTGCCGCCTGCTGGACATCCACTCCTGGCTGGTCAACTACAACACCCCGCTGGCCGAGGAGCCCAAGTGCATGGAGCCGGCTCGGCTGAAGGGTCAGGTGATAAAGGGGCTGCAGCGGGAGCAGCTGGCCTGCCTGCCGGAGGTGAGTCCCCAGTCGAGTTACACGGAGGTCAGCGAGGGCAGGAACATGTCCATCACCtgcctggtaagggccatcccGGAGCCGAAGGTCCTCTGGCTGTTCAACGGCCAGGTGATGAGCAACGACAGCCTGGTGGACAACCTGCACATGTACTACTACATCGACGAGACCATCGGCGTGAGCGGTGCCGAGGAGAAGCGCAGCGAGATCTTCATCTACAACGTGGGGGCGGAGGACAACGGCACCTTCTCCTGCGTGGGCCAGAACATCGCCGGCACCACCTTCAGCAACTACACCCTGCGGGTGATCATCAAGGAGCCGCCGGTGGTGAACGAGGTCTCCTTCCCCAGGGACTACATGAACTACATTGTGGCCAGCAGTGCCGGCGGCGGCATCATCTTCGTGGTTCTGCTCTGCACCATTGTGGTCAAGTGCAAGAAGAGCTCGGAGCCGGCCAAGCAGCGCAAGAAGTGCGACCAGGTGACGAGCATTGCCGGCGGCACGGACTCCTCCACGGGCAGCACCCAGGACACGGGCATGGGCATGATGAAGTGCGCCTCGATCCTGAACGACGGCGGCGACAGTATGAACGGGAATGCTGGACTCCTAATGGGCGACACCATGACACCCACCAAGGCGGCAAATGGAGCAGCGGGCGGTGGCATTATCCTGGGCAATCAGATGAAGCAGAACCTGCTGCTGTACGCCAGTCCCAATCCcggccagcagcagcagcagctgcagctgaATGTCAACCTGATGGGCGCTGGACCGGGCTCACCCCCGCTGCTCCTGAGCAATGGCCATGGCCTGGCCGCAGCCTACTGCTCGCCGCCCGCCTCCCTGAGGAACTACCAGGAGAAGAATCCGGACCTGGTCAACGATGCGGAGAGCGTGAAGCACAAGCTCAAGACGGCGGTGAGTCTGGACGGGGCCGGGGAGTACGAGACGCAGAGCGACTGCGGCCAGTACGAGGGCTGCTATCAGCTGGCGGCGGCACCACATCCTCATCAGCATCCGGGACACCAGCACCCGCACCCGGGACACCCGCTGATGGGCCGCTTCGCCCAGGCGATGACCACCCTGCCGCGCGGCATGCAACTGAAGCCGGCTCCCCACCAGGTCGATGTCCACCTGAACCCGGTATGCTTCCTGGGCCAGGATGGATCCTTCGCCTACGACTACAGCAGTGCCCACCTGgtgcagcagccaccgcagcagcagcagcaacaggtgCAGCCAGCGGCCAACTTCTACCGCACCTTGCCGCACAACCGGTTGCACAAACAGCAGCAATTCCAGGCGGCGGCTGCGGCAGGTGGCAATGTGGGTGGAGGCAATCCCACCCTGCGCTACAGCCTGGAGGCCGAGTTCATACAGAGGGGACCGACGGTGAGCTACGAGAAGTACCAGCTGCCCAATGTGCGCTTCACGGCGGAGGGCTATccacaacagcagcagcagcagcagcaacagcagcaacagcagcagcagcagcaacagttgcAGCTGCAACATCAGTTTCCCTCGCCGCCAGAGGGCTACAAGAGCGATCTCGCGGTGATGCCGGCGCCCTTTCAGCAGTGGCCCAGCTGTCTGCCCGGCTACCGCTTCGCCCAGTCACCCACCAGCCAGCCGGCGGTAGCCACGCCCCCTGCCGCAGTGGTGGCCGCCCCAGGACCTCCATCCTCGTCAGCCGGAACCACACAATCCACCATCCCGGAGCTGGACGAGAGCGAGGCGTGTTCGCCGCGCCTCGAGGAAGCCGCCGCCGCCGGGTCAGCGGCGCCACCTGGCGGTGGCGAGGAGGAGAACTCGGACTCCGCGAAACTCAAACAGCTTAATGGACCGCTGGCCGACAGCCCCGACGAGGGCTACGTGGGCGATGGCCAGGAGACCAGCGACATTTGA